One part of the Desulfonema ishimotonii genome encodes these proteins:
- a CDS encoding HEAT repeat domain-containing protein, with the protein MGTGHSEVIPVEKIREILRHIESESDWSDQRAYCEICETPGQIICQTPVGQVCVACAEQALRHLVSQEKIGEWDYPRLKEALSPAARLSDKLTVLWRFDEVVQLAAIRDISEPEADAFISAVFLNMGYVSRNPLSEAVRQAAVDALISFGEVILPLLLKMRFRNPWQLFANTVLVAGTVAPANPDVRKLLAKAAVHDNPEVRKRVISAIYTDDARWANTLLLRLSTDKDPSVRDFYKTVIISSRKERKKKPTQPPAFLIKKEEMIKPGIAEIIKDAYTAKALRELFPLYLRPFADESDLKMSGKFSVHKMTKSQLTRICAKIFSDRTRFEKFLSLFPGEVMQILHIVVWEGGRHTAEKFKNMFGAEVVTFPKQEKDRYRYTSGEIGTPYRLFQLHEEYAHYGDYDDLSRYHLSLEKDVRKLFMEYLSPPRDYRINPLSQIEKTAVLFEDRDWAAAHMPLLQEFVRQGGVRYSKSGKKILIGSLKQMASSCGIREFYDSGDNETLYMRTRFFADFFSKTDNTPVRTVKSFRELLNQALFGQSLKYRLRNLLYHLSGMVHVEKGYYEQSHADNERMVRHAFLKLMKALPLGQWVSGENIVRYCRYRSDDFRIIDEHAARNYLYFKQFYENDEFRYTREERVDIKSACYNDALLTPFVKAMMFLMGNFGLLDIACDPPENDLFRDKNKAWLSVFDGLKYVRLTGLGAYVVGLSPDYDLKVSTETAGVVLDDHRLIINLEGRDAVKSLVLEKIGDRLSDTCFKVSYQSFLRGCRSEADILEKATLFSEQISADPPHIWKDFLKEITDKINPLSARKGVKLYKLKPDDALISLMATDPVLKRYILKAENYHVAIETKHLKNVRERLAAFGYFIDNL; encoded by the coding sequence GTGGGTACAGGACATTCGGAAGTGATCCCCGTTGAAAAAATCAGAGAGATATTACGCCATATTGAATCCGAATCAGACTGGTCCGATCAGCGGGCGTATTGTGAGATCTGCGAGACCCCCGGCCAGATCATCTGCCAGACCCCCGTGGGACAGGTCTGTGTGGCCTGTGCCGAACAGGCGCTGAGGCATCTGGTGTCGCAGGAGAAGATCGGGGAATGGGACTATCCCCGCCTTAAAGAGGCGCTTTCCCCGGCCGCACGGCTTTCCGACAAACTCACCGTTCTCTGGCGGTTTGACGAGGTGGTGCAGCTCGCCGCAATCCGGGACATATCAGAGCCGGAAGCGGACGCCTTCATCTCGGCGGTGTTCCTGAACATGGGCTATGTCAGCCGGAATCCCCTCTCTGAGGCTGTCCGGCAGGCGGCAGTGGACGCCCTTATTTCCTTTGGCGAGGTCATCTTGCCGCTCCTGCTGAAAATGCGGTTCAGAAATCCCTGGCAGTTGTTCGCCAATACGGTTCTGGTGGCCGGGACGGTCGCACCGGCCAACCCCGATGTGCGGAAGCTGCTGGCAAAAGCCGCCGTCCACGACAACCCCGAAGTCCGAAAAAGGGTCATCAGCGCGATTTACACGGATGACGCCCGGTGGGCCAACACCCTGCTTCTCAGGCTGTCCACGGACAAAGACCCGTCGGTCCGCGATTTCTATAAAACGGTGATTATCAGTTCAAGAAAAGAGCGTAAAAAAAAGCCGACGCAGCCCCCGGCGTTTCTGATAAAAAAGGAGGAGATGATAAAACCCGGCATAGCGGAAATTATAAAGGACGCCTATACCGCCAAGGCGCTCAGGGAACTTTTCCCCCTGTATCTCCGGCCCTTTGCCGACGAATCGGACCTGAAAATGAGCGGAAAATTTTCCGTCCACAAAATGACGAAAAGCCAGCTGACCCGCATCTGTGCGAAAATATTCTCCGACAGGACCCGGTTTGAAAAATTCCTGTCCCTGTTTCCCGGAGAGGTTATGCAAATCCTTCATATCGTCGTGTGGGAAGGCGGCAGGCACACCGCTGAAAAATTTAAAAATATGTTCGGCGCGGAAGTTGTCACCTTTCCGAAACAGGAAAAGGACCGGTATCGCTACACCAGTGGGGAGATCGGAACCCCCTACCGGCTGTTTCAGCTCCACGAGGAATACGCACATTACGGCGACTACGACGACCTTTCAAGATATCATCTCAGTCTTGAAAAAGATGTCCGCAAGCTTTTCATGGAATATTTATCCCCTCCCAGAGACTACCGGATCAACCCGCTCAGCCAGATTGAAAAAACAGCCGTCCTCTTTGAGGACAGGGACTGGGCTGCGGCGCATATGCCCCTGCTTCAGGAATTTGTCCGGCAGGGCGGGGTCCGATATTCAAAGAGCGGCAAAAAAATCCTCATCGGCTCCCTCAAGCAGATGGCGTCGTCCTGCGGCATCAGGGAATTCTACGACAGCGGCGATAATGAGACCCTTTACATGCGGACCCGGTTCTTTGCCGATTTTTTTTCAAAAACAGACAACACCCCCGTCAGAACGGTAAAAAGCTTCCGGGAGTTGCTGAACCAGGCCCTTTTCGGGCAGAGCCTGAAATACCGGCTGCGGAACCTGCTGTACCACCTCAGCGGGATGGTTCATGTGGAAAAGGGATATTATGAGCAGTCCCACGCAGACAACGAGCGAATGGTCAGACACGCCTTCCTGAAACTGATGAAAGCGCTGCCCCTTGGCCAATGGGTCTCCGGTGAAAATATCGTCAGATACTGCCGTTACCGGTCCGACGATTTCAGGATCATTGACGAACATGCCGCAAGGAACTACCTCTACTTCAAACAGTTTTATGAGAACGATGAGTTCCGCTATACCCGTGAGGAGCGCGTCGATATCAAATCAGCCTGCTACAACGATGCGCTGCTGACGCCCTTTGTCAAAGCCATGATGTTTCTGATGGGGAATTTCGGACTTCTGGATATCGCCTGTGATCCGCCGGAAAACGATCTGTTCCGGGACAAGAACAAAGCCTGGCTGTCCGTGTTTGACGGGCTGAAATATGTGCGCCTGACCGGGCTGGGGGCTTATGTCGTGGGCCTCTCCCCGGATTACGACCTGAAGGTCAGCACGGAGACCGCCGGTGTGGTTCTGGACGATCACCGGCTGATCATCAATCTGGAGGGCAGGGATGCGGTGAAATCCCTGGTGCTGGAAAAGATCGGGGACCGGCTCAGCGACACCTGTTTCAAGGTCAGCTATCAGTCCTTTCTCAGGGGATGCCGGTCCGAGGCGGATATTCTGGAAAAGGCGACGCTGTTCAGCGAGCAGATTTCCGCAGACCCGCCCCATATTTGGAAGGATTTCCTGAAGGAGATTACGGATAAAATCAACCCGCTCTCGGCCCGGAAGGGTGTGAAGCTCTACAAGCTGAAGCCCGATGATGCGCTGATTTCCCTGATGGCCACGGACCCGGTGCTGAAGCGCTACATCCTGAAGGCGGAAAATTATCATGTGGCCATCGAGACCAAACATCTGAAAAATGTCAGGGAGCGGCTGGCGGCCTTTGGGTATTTTATTGATAATTTGTGA
- a CDS encoding ABC transporter permease, producing the protein MCGITLGLTAAGAVAHFLSIPFVLNPGIVFIAFLFSGAVGVVFGYFPARKAARLDPIDALRHE; encoded by the coding sequence GTGTGCGGCATCACCCTGGGACTGACCGCCGCCGGTGCGGTCGCCCATTTTCTGAGCATCCCCTTTGTCCTGAATCCGGGCATTGTCTTCATCGCCTTTCTGTTTTCCGGCGCGGTGGGGGTTGTGTTCGGATATTTCCCGGCCCGCAAGGCCGCCCGGCTGGACCCCATCGACGCCTTGCGCCATGAGTGA
- a CDS encoding efflux RND transporter periplasmic adaptor subunit, protein MKHTDPHSDMAKNLGIGETAGRPGKLKRRIIWGILMLLLIAFGVISLGMKNGNEGLQFTTEAATRGNLTVTVSATGNLEPTNQVDVGSEQSGTVRAVEADYNDLVTVGQVLARLDSTKLEAEVMKSQAALASAQATLLQAKATVREARSELARLKKVRRLSRNKAVSQSELDSAEAAYDRAVAEESMADAQIAEAEANLNSDQTDLSKSVILSPINGIVLTRSIEPGQTVAASLEAPVLFTLAEDLAQMELHVDVDEADVGQVKDGQEATFTVDAYPDRNFQARITQVRYGSETTDGVVTYETVLAVDNSDLSLRPGMTATADIIVRKVENKILIPNAALRFSPSPKAEKRSKRGFLSRLLPGPPPRDMPKKGENGDSDKKKQRVWTLRNDHPVPVPVTTGVTDGTMTEIIDGDIADGTKLIVDTVSVTS, encoded by the coding sequence ATGAAACACACCGATCCACATTCGGATATGGCGAAAAATCTGGGAATCGGGGAGACTGCAGGTCGCCCCGGGAAGCTGAAACGCCGGATAATCTGGGGTATTCTCATGCTGCTGCTGATCGCCTTCGGGGTCATCAGCCTGGGGATGAAAAACGGAAATGAGGGCTTGCAGTTCACAACCGAGGCGGCAACACGGGGCAATCTCACGGTAACGGTAAGCGCTACCGGCAATCTGGAGCCGACCAACCAGGTCGATGTGGGCAGCGAGCAGTCCGGGACGGTCCGGGCCGTTGAGGCGGATTACAATGACCTTGTCACGGTCGGGCAGGTGCTGGCGCGGCTGGACAGCACCAAACTCGAAGCCGAGGTGATGAAATCCCAGGCCGCACTGGCATCGGCACAGGCCACTCTGCTCCAGGCCAAAGCCACAGTCAGAGAGGCCCGGAGCGAACTGGCCCGCCTGAAAAAGGTCCGACGGCTGAGCAGAAACAAGGCCGTGTCCCAGAGCGAACTCGATTCCGCCGAGGCCGCATATGACCGGGCCGTGGCCGAAGAGTCAATGGCCGACGCGCAGATCGCCGAGGCCGAGGCAAACCTGAATTCGGATCAGACCGACCTGTCCAAATCCGTCATCCTTTCCCCCATCAACGGCATTGTCCTGACGCGCAGCATAGAGCCGGGCCAGACCGTGGCGGCGTCTCTGGAAGCGCCGGTTCTGTTCACGCTGGCCGAGGATCTGGCTCAGATGGAGCTTCATGTGGATGTGGATGAGGCCGATGTGGGACAGGTGAAAGACGGGCAGGAGGCCACCTTCACGGTCGATGCCTACCCGGACCGCAATTTTCAGGCCCGGATCACCCAGGTCCGCTACGGCTCCGAAACCACGGACGGTGTTGTCACCTATGAAACCGTGCTGGCGGTGGACAATTCCGACCTCTCTTTGCGACCGGGCATGACGGCCACCGCCGATATCATCGTCCGAAAGGTTGAAAACAAAATACTGATCCCCAATGCGGCCCTCCGTTTCAGCCCGTCCCCCAAAGCGGAGAAACGGTCCAAGCGCGGCTTTCTCTCAAGACTGCTGCCGGGTCCGCCTCCCCGCGATATGCCGAAAAAAGGGGAAAATGGTGACAGTGACAAGAAGAAACAGCGCGTCTGGACCCTGCGAAATGACCACCCCGTCCCCGTTCCGGTGACGACCGGCGTGACCGACGGGACCATGACGGAGATCATCGACGGTGATATTGCCGATGGCACGAAACTGATTGTCGATACGGTGAGTGTGACGTCATGA
- a CDS encoding efflux transporter outer membrane subunit gives MIHLNRFFNHLILLLITILPGGCAAVGPDYISPDVPAPVSWHTGPAGGINAENTDARMLAHWWTTLNDPILSGLIGEAVAENLSLKEARARVREARARRGISRASLFPALDISGSAGKSRSSENSGSGSESELYSTGFDAGWELDIFGGVRRAVEAADADLQASRADLQDVRVSIAAEVALNYVEMRTYQTRLTVAEANLSAQKETYELTRSRYEAGLSDELAVQQARYNMESTRSQLPTLRTGLEEALNRLAVLLGEQPGTVHDRLKMRRAIPVAPAEVAVGVPAETLRRRPDVRQAERSLAAQTARIGEAVADLYPKFRLSGSIGLESLSSGSLLSGDSHTYSFGPAISWPIFDAGAIRNNIAVQSALQEQALIQYQSAVLNALEEVENALVAYAEEQLRRTSLQKATRAAKKAADLAGNKYMAGLIDFSEVLDAQRSLLSFQDDLAQSDGAITANLITLYKALGGGWTSLAGAQNNITTTGN, from the coding sequence ATGATACACCTGAACCGCTTTTTCAACCACCTGATCCTGCTGCTGATAACGATCCTTCCGGGCGGATGCGCTGCCGTCGGCCCGGATTATATCTCCCCGGATGTCCCGGCCCCGGTGAGCTGGCATACCGGACCGGCCGGGGGCATCAATGCGGAAAACACCGATGCCCGGATGCTGGCACACTGGTGGACAACGCTGAATGACCCGATTCTGTCCGGGCTGATCGGAGAGGCCGTGGCAGAAAACCTCAGCCTGAAAGAGGCCCGCGCACGGGTCCGTGAGGCCCGTGCCCGCCGGGGGATCAGCAGGGCGTCACTTTTCCCGGCCCTGGACATCTCCGGGTCGGCCGGCAAAAGCCGCAGCAGTGAGAACAGCGGCAGCGGCAGCGAGAGCGAGCTGTACAGCACGGGCTTTGACGCCGGGTGGGAGCTGGACATCTTCGGGGGCGTTCGCCGGGCCGTGGAAGCGGCGGATGCCGACCTTCAGGCCAGCCGGGCGGATCTGCAGGATGTGCGGGTGTCCATCGCCGCCGAAGTGGCACTGAACTACGTTGAAATGCGCACGTATCAGACCCGGCTCACGGTGGCCGAAGCCAATCTCAGCGCCCAGAAGGAAACCTATGAACTGACCCGGTCGCGCTATGAGGCCGGACTGAGCGATGAACTGGCCGTGCAGCAGGCCCGCTATAATATGGAAAGCACCCGCTCCCAGCTTCCGACCCTGCGCACCGGACTGGAAGAGGCCCTGAACCGGCTGGCCGTTCTGCTGGGCGAGCAGCCGGGAACGGTCCATGACCGGCTGAAGATGCGCAGGGCCATCCCGGTTGCGCCGGCCGAAGTGGCCGTGGGTGTGCCTGCCGAAACACTGAGACGGAGGCCGGATGTGCGGCAGGCCGAACGCAGTCTGGCGGCACAGACCGCGCGGATCGGCGAGGCCGTGGCGGATCTGTATCCCAAATTCAGGCTGAGCGGGTCCATCGGCCTGGAATCCCTTTCCAGTGGCAGCCTGCTCTCCGGTGACAGTCACACCTACAGCTTCGGCCCCGCCATCAGCTGGCCAATTTTTGACGCCGGCGCCATCCGCAACAACATCGCCGTGCAGTCCGCTCTTCAGGAACAGGCCCTGATCCAGTATCAGTCAGCGGTTCTCAATGCGCTGGAAGAGGTGGAAAATGCCCTGGTCGCCTATGCGGAAGAACAGCTTCGGCGGACGTCCCTGCAAAAGGCGACCCGGGCGGCGAAAAAGGCGGCGGATCTGGCGGGGAACAAATACATGGCCGGGCTGATCGACTTCAGCGAAGTGCTGGATGCCCAGCGGTCTCTGCTTTCCTTTCAGGATGATCTGGCCCAGAGCGATGGCGCCATTACCGCCAACCTGATCACGCTGTACAAGGCGCTCGGCGGCGGCTGGACCTCTCTGGCCGGGGCGCAGAACAATATCACCACAACAGGGAATTAA
- a CDS encoding IS630 family transposase, with protein sequence MVAAGTGPRRDDYHYKRNGVCNILCAFEPATGKRVVRITERRTRQDYAEFMKELSGLYPDARRIRLVQDNLNTHTGGSFYETFDGKTARSLVGRFEYHYTPKKASWLNMVEIELSALSENCPDRRIASTEELQSIMEIRVRQRNDSCAKIRWQFSTTDAREKFKRFYKK encoded by the coding sequence ATCGTTGCCGCCGGAACCGGGCCCCGACGGGATGATTACCATTATAAACGCAACGGTGTATGCAATATTTTATGCGCATTCGAACCGGCAACCGGAAAGCGGGTTGTCAGAATAACAGAACGTCGTACCCGCCAGGACTATGCCGAATTTATGAAAGAACTGAGCGGGCTTTATCCCGACGCCCGAAGAATCCGGTTGGTACAGGACAATCTCAACACCCATACAGGCGGTTCGTTTTATGAAACCTTTGATGGCAAAACCGCCCGCTCTCTTGTCGGCAGATTCGAATATCACTATACACCCAAAAAAGCCAGTTGGCTTAATATGGTTGAAATCGAGCTTTCCGCATTGTCAGAGAACTGCCCTGACCGGAGAATCGCATCGACTGAAGAATTGCAAAGTATTATGGAAATTCGGGTACGACAACGGAACGATTCATGTGCAAAAATCCGGTGGCAGTTTTCAACCACCGATGCCCGGGAAAAGTTCAAACGGTTTTATAAAAAATAA
- a CDS encoding helix-turn-helix domain-containing protein, translated as MPKGKKYNISLTDDEREFLKKYIRTGKHTARNITRARILLLSSEGKTNAEIVKSLGICPATVSNIRKRFTESGLFFALGGKPFPGQPAKPDGKGQATLIALACSDPPEGHSSWTMQLLADKLAEPDTVKSISDKTVRKY; from the coding sequence ATGCCAAAAGGAAAAAAATATAATATTTCACTAACGGATGATGAAAGAGAATTTCTGAAAAAATATATCCGCACAGGAAAACATACGGCCCGTAACATCACAAGGGCAAGGATTCTCCTGCTTTCCTCAGAAGGCAAAACAAATGCGGAAATTGTAAAATCACTCGGCATATGCCCTGCGACAGTCAGCAACATTCGTAAACGTTTCACAGAAAGCGGACTGTTTTTCGCACTCGGAGGCAAACCTTTTCCCGGTCAGCCTGCCAAACCTGACGGAAAGGGGCAGGCCACACTGATAGCACTTGCATGTTCGGACCCGCCCGAAGGACACAGTTCATGGACAATGCAGTTGCTTGCCGACAAACTGGCGGAACCTGACACCGTGAAATCAATTTCCGATAAAACTGTCCGTAAATATTAA
- a CDS encoding FadR/GntR family transcriptional regulator, translated as MKLQLKPIKPKRISDQVFEQLRELIFRGELKPGEKIMPERELSEALNVSRTSVRDALRKLVVMGFLDQKQGQGTFVRSPEAMGKSPLAMVMETQDATLLDLLEVRMGMECNAAALAAQRADAKDIEFFEKSLEKMKQDIREGALGNESDVSFHMAITYATKNPLQVYLMKNFFDFLFIGIKESLKYLYEKPENIEAILTQHGLIVDAIKSKDPEEAYRAMKDHIVYVMEFFRNLNKGGLTL; from the coding sequence ATGAAATTACAGTTAAAACCCATCAAGCCCAAACGTATTTCCGATCAGGTTTTTGAACAGCTCAGAGAACTCATCTTCCGGGGCGAACTGAAGCCGGGTGAAAAAATTATGCCCGAACGGGAACTATCCGAAGCCCTGAACGTCAGCCGGACTTCGGTCCGGGACGCCCTCAGAAAACTCGTCGTTATGGGGTTTCTGGATCAGAAGCAGGGGCAGGGCACCTTTGTGCGCAGCCCTGAGGCAATGGGAAAAAGCCCCCTTGCCATGGTTATGGAGACCCAGGACGCCACCCTGCTCGACCTGCTGGAGGTTCGGATGGGCATGGAATGCAACGCCGCGGCCCTGGCGGCCCAGCGAGCCGATGCAAAAGATATCGAGTTTTTTGAAAAAAGTCTGGAAAAAATGAAACAGGATATCAGGGAGGGGGCCCTGGGAAATGAGTCGGACGTCTCATTCCATATGGCCATCACCTATGCCACCAAAAACCCCCTTCAGGTCTATCTGATGAAAAATTTTTTCGATTTTCTGTTCATCGGCATCAAGGAAAGTCTGAAATACCTCTATGAAAAACCCGAAAATATCGAGGCGATACTGACGCAGCATGGCCTGATTGTAGATGCAATCAAAAGCAAAGATCCGGAAGAGGCGTATCGGGCCATGAAAGACCATATTGTGTACGTCATGGAATTTTTCAGGAACCTCAACAAAGGAGGGCTTACGCTTTGA
- a CDS encoding ABC transporter permease: MIWETVMLAQREIRRNVMRSSLTVLGIVIGVAAVITMVTLGNGATAKVTSDISKLGSNLLQVRPGQGHRGPGGAKSRADLFDEDDAAAIEREISGLKAVAPSASTSAQVIYGNENRSTTVSGTTNAFLTVRDWSLSTGRTFTNGEMRGGKAVCMIGDTVREELFGGQNPLNMTVRLGKISFKVIGVLAEKGLSSFGTDQDDLVLIPLRTLQRRLVGNTDVNDIYVSARDGVSTEKVQKDIEGLMRERRRIAADKEDDFHVRDMQEVISTLTGTTRVLTALLSAVAAVSLLVGGIGIMNIMLVSVTERTREIGTRLAIGALEREVLMQFLVESVVLSTFGACAASPWD, from the coding sequence ATGATCTGGGAAACTGTCATGCTGGCCCAGCGGGAAATCCGCCGGAATGTCATGCGCTCGTCACTGACCGTCCTCGGCATCGTCATCGGGGTGGCCGCCGTCATCACCATGGTCACGCTGGGCAACGGCGCGACCGCAAAGGTCACCTCCGATATCTCCAAACTGGGCAGCAATCTGCTTCAGGTCCGGCCCGGACAGGGGCATCGCGGACCCGGCGGTGCAAAAAGTCGCGCCGACCTGTTTGACGAAGACGATGCCGCAGCCATCGAACGCGAAATCTCCGGCCTGAAGGCCGTGGCCCCCAGCGCATCCACCAGCGCCCAGGTCATTTACGGTAATGAAAACCGCTCCACAACGGTCAGCGGAACCACCAACGCCTTTCTGACCGTCCGGGACTGGTCCCTCAGCACAGGACGCACCTTTACAAACGGCGAAATGCGGGGCGGCAAGGCGGTCTGCATGATCGGCGACACGGTCCGGGAAGAACTCTTCGGTGGCCAAAATCCACTGAACATGACCGTTCGTCTGGGAAAAATATCTTTCAAAGTCATCGGCGTGCTTGCGGAAAAGGGCCTGTCCAGCTTCGGCACGGATCAGGATGACCTTGTGCTGATTCCGCTGCGCACACTTCAGCGTCGTCTGGTCGGGAATACCGATGTCAACGACATATATGTTTCCGCCCGGGACGGCGTGTCCACGGAAAAGGTCCAAAAGGACATTGAGGGGCTGATGCGGGAGCGCCGCCGTATCGCTGCTGATAAGGAAGATGATTTCCATGTGAGGGACATGCAGGAGGTGATCAGCACCCTGACCGGCACCACCCGCGTGCTCACAGCCCTTCTGAGCGCCGTGGCCGCTGTCAGCCTGCTGGTCGGCGGGATCGGGATTATGAACATTATGCTGGTGTCGGTCACGGAGCGGACACGGGAGATTGGCACACGGCTGGCCATCGGGGCGCTGGAACGGGAGGTGCTGATGCAGTTTCTGGTGGAGTCGGTGGTTCTCTCCACCTTCGGGGCGTGTGCGGCATCACCCTGGGACTGA
- a CDS encoding ATP-dependent nuclease produces MFQSEIRESQINDLFEKVRSRNYGKYLLRIVIEKARSISNKAIDFEFPVTAIVGPNGGGKTTIAGAAAILYKEIAPAQFFAKSGKYDASMLNWKIEYEAIDKTIKSNDTVRKTAKYHNLKWVRRTLDREVLVFGVSRTVPAAERKELRKCVSNNFEVGEDKVVSFPERVTLSVSSILDKDVSDYKNIQVDEKGNVTLLSGVNDKDETFSEFHFGAGESSIIRMVTMLEGASDNSLVLIEEIENGLHPVATIRMVEYLIELAERKKIQAIFTTHSNDALVPLPSNAIWASVNGDLYKGKLDIRSLRAISGQIGSKLVIFVEDDFAERWVNFILTSIEGIARDAVSIHPMKGDGTAIKVHKNHNIDPSVLQKSACIIDGDSEQKENEAEYIFRLPGQCPESSVYDNILEKIDEISGELSVALLKPYDFESQLKGLMQSVRNTNRDPHLLYAQLGKKLGFIPEARVKEAFLTIWCRLNSQYVDSISNGLSDLIPLESDHVDISQD; encoded by the coding sequence ATGTTTCAAAGTGAAATCAGAGAAAGCCAAATCAATGACTTATTTGAAAAAGTAAGAAGCCGTAACTACGGCAAATATCTTTTGAGAATTGTTATCGAAAAAGCAAGATCAATTTCAAATAAAGCTATAGATTTTGAATTCCCGGTGACTGCTATCGTTGGGCCTAATGGTGGAGGGAAAACTACTATCGCTGGTGCCGCTGCTATTTTATATAAGGAAATAGCACCTGCTCAATTTTTTGCAAAAAGCGGAAAATATGATGCAAGCATGTTGAACTGGAAAATTGAGTATGAGGCTATTGATAAAACCATAAAGTCAAATGACACAGTTAGAAAAACTGCGAAATATCACAATTTAAAATGGGTCAGAAGAACTTTAGATAGAGAGGTTTTGGTTTTCGGAGTGTCGAGAACTGTTCCCGCTGCTGAGCGAAAAGAATTGAGAAAATGTGTTTCCAATAACTTTGAGGTCGGCGAGGACAAAGTTGTTTCTTTTCCAGAAAGAGTAACACTATCAGTCTCCTCGATATTAGATAAAGATGTATCGGATTATAAGAACATCCAAGTTGATGAGAAAGGAAATGTAACATTACTCTCAGGAGTTAATGATAAAGACGAAACATTTTCTGAATTCCACTTCGGTGCAGGAGAGTCTAGCATAATTAGAATGGTAACGATGCTTGAAGGTGCAAGCGACAATTCACTTGTATTAATTGAAGAGATCGAAAATGGACTTCACCCAGTTGCAACTATTCGGATGGTTGAATATCTCATTGAACTGGCAGAAAGAAAAAAAATTCAAGCTATATTTACAACCCATTCTAACGATGCGTTAGTTCCATTACCAAGCAATGCAATTTGGGCTTCAGTTAATGGAGATCTATATAAAGGAAAACTTGATATTCGATCACTCCGTGCAATTAGTGGGCAAATAGGGTCAAAGTTAGTTATTTTTGTAGAAGATGATTTCGCAGAAAGGTGGGTTAACTTCATTTTAACATCTATAGAAGGTATTGCCCGTGATGCTGTGTCAATACACCCTATGAAAGGCGATGGAACTGCTATTAAAGTCCATAAAAATCATAATATTGATCCCAGCGTACTTCAAAAGTCAGCCTGTATAATCGATGGAGACTCTGAACAAAAAGAAAATGAAGCAGAGTATATCTTTAGGCTTCCTGGGCAATGCCCGGAATCTTCAGTATATGACAATATATTAGAAAAAATTGATGAAATTTCCGGAGAGTTGTCAGTTGCATTATTGAAACCCTACGATTTTGAAAGCCAATTAAAAGGGCTAATGCAGAGCGTACGTAACACAAACCGGGATCCCCACCTACTATATGCGCAATTAGGTAAAAAATTGGGCTTTATTCCAGAAGCTAGAGTTAAAGAAGCGTTCTTGACTATTTGGTGCCGACTAAATTCACAATATGTTGATTCCATATCCAATGGACTGTCTGATTTGATACCTCTGGAATCAGACCATGTAGATATATCTCAAGACTAA
- a CDS encoding ABC transporter ATP-binding protein, whose amino-acid sequence MTAKSGESAPLIELRGVSKIYGKGQAAVYAMRDICLSIAKGEFVAVMGPSGSGKSTCMNILGCLDTPTGGEYRFQGVSVGNLSRDQRALLRRHYLGFVFQGFNLLKRTSALENVELPLIYRGVPARERREQARKALETVGLKGWETHTSGELSGGQQQRVAIARAIVTAPQVLLADEPTGNLDSARSREIMELLTALNREQGITVIMVTHEPDMAEYAGRQIHFRDGRIEAGHSEGRTRS is encoded by the coding sequence ATGACAGCGAAATCCGGTGAATCCGCCCCGCTTATTGAACTGAGGGGGGTGAGCAAAATTTACGGAAAGGGACAGGCCGCTGTTTACGCAATGCGCGACATCTGTCTGAGCATTGCAAAAGGCGAATTCGTGGCCGTCATGGGTCCGAGCGGGTCCGGCAAATCGACCTGCATGAACATCCTGGGCTGTCTCGACACCCCGACCGGCGGGGAATACCGCTTTCAGGGGGTGTCTGTCGGCAACCTGTCCCGCGATCAGCGCGCCCTCCTGCGCCGTCACTACCTGGGATTTGTGTTCCAGGGCTTCAATCTGCTGAAGCGCACCTCGGCACTGGAAAACGTGGAACTGCCCCTGATCTATCGCGGCGTTCCGGCCCGTGAGCGGCGGGAACAGGCCCGGAAAGCGCTGGAAACCGTGGGGCTGAAAGGCTGGGAAACCCATACGTCGGGAGAGCTGTCGGGCGGGCAGCAGCAGCGGGTCGCCATCGCCCGCGCCATTGTCACGGCCCCCCAGGTGTTGCTGGCCGACGAGCCGACGGGAAACCTTGATTCGGCACGGAGCCGGGAGATCATGGAACTGCTGACGGCCCTGAACCGGGAACAGGGCATCACCGTTATCATGGTCACTCATGAACCGGACATGGCCGAATATGCCGGGCGACAGATTCATTTCAGGGATGGCCGGATCGAAGCCGGTCATTCGGAAGGGAGAACGCGATCATGA